From Woronichinia naegeliana WA131, the proteins below share one genomic window:
- a CDS encoding FkbM family methyltransferase, whose protein sequence is MGFYTLNLSKLVEASGKVYAIEPSPSNYKKLEENIAINNLDNCITSNIALSSESGEFVFSVSPHQNSGWGRLGKWEFSQSQIIVAVNTLDNFLTVNNISHIDFLKIDVEGHELEFFKGAINTLKNGIIRRIMIEYCGDALEPQGMTLKGYVDSIMKFGYIPVHFNLDRIEKAKNGTYHSQKEILNLLFEKNI, encoded by the coding sequence ATAGGATTTTATACTCTTAACCTTAGCAAATTAGTAGAAGCATCGGGGAAAGTCTATGCTATAGAACCTTCTCCAAGTAATTACAAAAAACTAGAGGAGAATATTGCAATTAATAACTTAGATAACTGCATAACCAGCAATATCGCATTATCTTCAGAATCAGGAGAGTTTGTATTTTCCGTCAGTCCTCATCAGAACTCTGGATGGGGAAGACTCGGCAAATGGGAATTTTCTCAATCTCAAATCATTGTTGCCGTTAATACGTTAGATAATTTTTTGACAGTAAATAATATTTCACACATAGATTTTCTAAAAATAGATGTAGAAGGACATGAATTGGAATTTTTCAAGGGTGCAATAAATACTTTGAAAAACGGAATAATTAGAAGAATAATGATTGAGTATTGTGGCGACGCTTTGGAACCACAAGGTATGACATTAAAAGGCTATGTTGATTCAATTATGAAGTTTGGTTATATCCCAGTTCATTTTAACTTAGACAGGATTGAAAAAGCAAAAAATGGAACTTATCATTCTCAAAAAGAGATTTTAAATCTTCTTTTTGAAAAAAACATTTAA
- a CDS encoding acylneuraminate cytidylyltransferase family protein → MEIVAIIPARGGSKGVPYKNIRPLGNKPLIAHSILDAKEAHLVDRIYVTTDDAEIAQVSTDYGASIIHRPPELANDTASSESALVHALTEIEKEEIHPELIVFLQCTSPLRTGLDIDRAIEQIRAENADSLLSVSPTHRFLWHQVDNVAQSINYDYHHRPRRQDLNPQYMENGSIYIFKPWVLKELNNRLGGKISLFVMDESQSWEIDSSEDFEYIEFLINHTHKP, encoded by the coding sequence TTGGAAATAGTAGCAATTATTCCAGCGAGAGGAGGCTCAAAAGGAGTCCCTTACAAAAACATTCGTCCTCTAGGTAATAAACCTTTAATCGCCCATTCTATCCTAGATGCGAAAGAAGCCCATCTAGTAGATCGCATTTACGTTACCACAGACGATGCCGAAATTGCCCAAGTTTCAACAGACTATGGTGCAAGTATTATTCACCGCCCCCCTGAACTAGCCAACGATACCGCGTCTTCAGAATCGGCTCTTGTTCATGCCTTAACAGAGATTGAAAAAGAGGAGATTCACCCAGAACTTATTGTGTTCTTACAATGTACATCCCCTTTACGAACTGGGCTAGATATAGATCGCGCTATTGAGCAAATCAGAGCGGAAAACGCTGATTCTCTCCTCTCAGTTTCCCCAACCCATCGCTTTCTTTGGCATCAAGTAGATAATGTCGCTCAGTCTATTAACTATGACTATCACCACCGTCCCCGTCGCCAAGATTTAAACCCCCAATATATGGAAAATGGTTCAATTTATATCTTTAAACCCTGGGTTTTAAAAGAATTAAATAACCGATTGGGCGGTAAAATCTCTTTGTTTGTGATGGATGAATCCCAAAGTTGGGAAATTGATTCGTCAGAGGATTTTGAGTATATAGAGTTTTTAATCAATCACACACATAAACCTTAA
- a CDS encoding glycosyltransferase family 4 protein has product MTTNMKVIFDISSVGDNPKTRTGIARTAWTLADLLHRELGDNLSFSASGSIEASLQTERLLNSYPDLRSAIYPVNSIARSVNQLNTQFSKNYSGESIFQKIEQLTLVNISRLFNIIRQPIAPEILVEADLFHSSYPRIPKQVRKALPNRHLQTVYDLTPLILDEKYFLPGQRGITKRLIDTIQPNDWVTTISDATRNDLLNRRQLNPKQVVTIYLAASPELFYPVSDRSIIQAAKQKYHLPEGDYFLSLHSLAPHKNMNHLIACFKQIIRQEKAKDLHLVICGGNKDAALSMINANQLTEADLKFIHFTGFVDDNDLAAIYSGAIGFIFPSLYEGFGLPVLEAMQCGCPVISSNTSSLPEVVGDAGFLVSPTDKDTLCQSILKLYCNSDLRAKHSQYSLDRAVFFSWEKTLSETLEVYRSIKS; this is encoded by the coding sequence TTGACAACCAACATGAAAGTTATTTTTGATATTTCTTCGGTTGGTGATAACCCGAAAACAAGAACAGGTATAGCTCGTACAGCTTGGACATTGGCTGATTTATTGCATCGAGAACTAGGAGACAACCTAAGTTTTTCTGCTTCTGGCTCTATAGAAGCATCCCTTCAAACAGAAAGGCTACTTAATTCCTATCCTGATCTTCGTTCTGCTATATATCCAGTTAACTCCATTGCTAGAAGTGTTAATCAGTTGAATACACAATTCAGTAAAAACTATTCTGGTGAGAGTATTTTTCAGAAAATCGAGCAGTTAACTTTAGTTAATATTTCTAGATTATTTAATATAATTAGGCAACCAATTGCTCCAGAAATACTAGTCGAAGCAGACCTTTTTCATTCTTCTTATCCTCGTATTCCCAAGCAAGTGAGAAAAGCACTTCCTAATCGCCATTTACAAACAGTTTATGACCTAACCCCTTTAATTTTAGATGAAAAATATTTTCTTCCAGGTCAACGTGGGATTACTAAAAGACTTATAGACACTATCCAGCCGAATGATTGGGTAACGACGATATCAGATGCTACCCGTAATGATTTATTAAATAGACGACAGTTAAATCCTAAACAGGTCGTTACAATTTATCTAGCTGCTTCTCCTGAGCTTTTTTACCCGGTTTCAGATAGATCCATTATTCAAGCCGCAAAGCAGAAGTATCATCTTCCTGAAGGAGATTACTTTCTCTCTCTTCATTCTCTTGCCCCTCATAAAAATATGAATCATTTAATAGCTTGTTTTAAACAGATTATTAGGCAAGAAAAAGCAAAAGATTTACATTTAGTCATCTGTGGAGGAAATAAAGATGCGGCACTATCTATGATTAATGCTAATCAGTTAACAGAAGCTGACTTAAAATTTATTCACTTTACAGGATTTGTAGATGACAATGATTTAGCTGCAATATATAGTGGTGCGATTGGGTTTATTTTCCCTTCTCTGTATGAAGGATTTGGACTACCAGTTTTAGAAGCAATGCAATGTGGATGTCCTGTTATTAGTTCAAATACATCATCTTTGCCCGAAGTAGTCGGAGATGCTGGATTTTTAGTTTCACCTACAGATAAAGATACTCTTTGTCAGTCTATACTCAAACTATATTGCAACTCTGACTTACGCGCTAAACACTCTCAGTATAGCTTGGACAGAGCGGTTTTCTTTAGCTGGGAAAAAACACTAAGTGAAACTTTAGAGGTTTATAGGAGCATAAAAAGCTAA
- a CDS encoding class I SAM-dependent methyltransferase, producing MINLPDFSKAFEYENNFYLSCDNSRIAKLLAHYELYKMVVNIPGAIVECGVFKGTSLTRFATFRDLFSNSHAKKIIGFDIYGKFPETNFQEDKVPRQRFIDSAGEESIAVEQLTEVLKIKGVDKNVELVKGDILKTVPNYVNDHPELKISLLNLDTDIYEPASVILELLFPRIVRGGGTNYRRLRCFSWRNKSCR from the coding sequence ATGATTAATTTACCTGATTTTTCAAAAGCATTTGAATACGAAAATAACTTCTACCTATCCTGTGATAATAGCAGAATTGCTAAGTTATTAGCTCATTATGAATTATACAAAATGGTGGTAAACATACCAGGAGCAATAGTAGAATGTGGCGTTTTTAAAGGAACATCATTGACAAGGTTTGCCACATTTCGAGATTTATTCAGTAATTCCCACGCTAAAAAAATAATTGGTTTTGATATCTATGGTAAATTTCCTGAAACTAATTTTCAGGAAGATAAAGTGCCTAGACAGCGTTTTATTGATAGTGCGGGGGAAGAAAGTATTGCTGTAGAACAGCTTACAGAAGTGCTAAAAATTAAGGGAGTTGACAAGAATGTAGAATTAGTAAAGGGAGACATTTTAAAAACAGTCCCCAATTATGTGAATGACCATCCAGAATTAAAAATTTCTCTTCTCAATTTAGATACTGATATATACGAACCTGCCTCTGTAATTTTAGAATTACTGTTTCCTAGAATTGTCAGGGGGGGGGGTACTAATTATAGACGATTACGGTGTTTTTCCTGGAGAAACAAAAGCTGTAGATGA
- a CDS encoding class I SAM-dependent methyltransferase, whose protein sequence is MLDRNSLVLENLACIASDDKGLRCLGSLEHKEENQLQCTKCNSCYSFVNGVPVLKEDSASELYEFYSKVYEKQSRSEAMCEGNPRMEQAKIFWELLPKFVSENNINGYSLEIGCGPGIFADRVPNFIGLDYALNALLAEGFESYYRVCASGDLLPFQSKTISLILSLNTLEHIPHLDSCIYEIDRILKPGGYLVWVRPLVDEGKEKC, encoded by the coding sequence GTGCTAGATAGAAATTCATTGGTTTTAGAAAACTTAGCTTGTATTGCTTCAGATGATAAAGGTTTAAGATGTCTAGGTTCTTTAGAACATAAAGAAGAAAACCAACTTCAATGTACAAAATGCAACTCCTGCTATAGCTTTGTTAACGGTGTTCCTGTTCTTAAAGAAGATTCTGCGTCTGAACTTTATGAGTTCTACTCTAAAGTATATGAAAAACAATCACGATCTGAAGCAATGTGTGAAGGTAATCCTCGTATGGAGCAAGCTAAAATATTTTGGGAGTTACTGCCCAAATTTGTATCAGAAAATAATATTAACGGTTACTCCTTAGAAATAGGTTGCGGACCTGGTATTTTTGCTGATAGAGTTCCCAATTTCATTGGATTAGATTACGCGTTAAATGCCTTACTAGCAGAAGGATTTGAATCTTATTATAGAGTATGCGCTAGTGGAGATTTACTACCATTTCAAAGTAAAACTATTAGTTTGATTTTGTCACTCAATACTTTAGAACACATACCCCACTTAGATAGTTGTATTTATGAAATTGACCGAATTCTCAAGCCTGGTGGGTATTTGGTGTGGGTGCGACCTTTAGTTGATGAAGGAAAAGAAAAGTGTTAA
- a CDS encoding glycosyltransferase, with the protein MSQNLSFQESNFSELDTQMISINQSFLYPKITVVTPNYNYGHYLEETIRSVLLQGYPNLEYIIIDGGSTDNSVEIIKKYEPYLTYWESQPDRGQTHAINKGLERATGEIFNWINSDDILMPGALLTIAQGIQDYDAFAGVVNNFDEEGNQVKVLPQNITPEGLLTRFNTTNKPSKKDTVYHQPGFWFKTQLLKNIGNLNENLQIQFDFDRVVRYLHHYPKVNYSNQVLVNFRCHQEQKTAPTKVKQEGQYIVQSLLDEPEYQNLHKPAKLWLERLLWYENLAKIHQQSKTNRIFKVLKALVLSCKNPQAYWTRYTFGSIRQLLI; encoded by the coding sequence ATGAGTCAAAATCTCTCTTTTCAAGAGTCTAATTTTTCGGAATTAGACACCCAAATGATAAGTATTAATCAGTCTTTTTTATATCCCAAAATCACAGTTGTTACTCCTAACTATAACTACGGTCACTATCTGGAAGAAACTATTCGTTCCGTGTTACTTCAAGGTTATCCAAACTTAGAATATATAATCATTGATGGGGGTAGTACAGACAATTCTGTTGAAATTATCAAAAAGTATGAACCTTATCTCACTTACTGGGAAAGTCAACCTGATAGGGGACAAACTCATGCTATCAATAAAGGCTTAGAAAGAGCAACTGGTGAAATTTTTAATTGGATTAATTCTGATGACATTTTAATGCCTGGTGCTTTGCTTACTATTGCCCAGGGCATTCAAGATTATGATGCTTTTGCAGGTGTGGTCAATAATTTTGATGAAGAAGGAAATCAAGTAAAAGTATTGCCACAAAATATTACACCTGAAGGTTTATTGACTAGATTTAATACTACAAATAAACCAAGCAAAAAAGATACTGTTTATCATCAACCAGGATTTTGGTTTAAAACTCAATTATTAAAAAATATTGGTAATTTAAACGAAAATTTACAAATTCAATTTGACTTTGACCGAGTAGTTAGATATCTACATCATTATCCTAAAGTTAATTATTCTAACCAAGTATTAGTTAATTTTAGATGTCATCAGGAACAAAAAACTGCTCCGACTAAGGTAAAACAAGAAGGTCAATATATTGTGCAAAGTCTTCTTGATGAACCAGAATATCAAAATTTACATAAACCTGCTAAATTATGGCTAGAGCGGTTACTATGGTATGAAAATCTAGCTAAAATTCATCAACAATCTAAAACAAATCGAATTTTTAAAGTGTTAAAAGCACTGGTTCTATCGTGCAAAAATCCCCAAGCTTATTGGACAAGATATACATTTGGTAGTATCCGTCAATTATTAATATAG
- a CDS encoding class I SAM-dependent methyltransferase, which translates to MKCHICSSNTLKTFNLKGSRTGKENPLYFCIKCTSFFQRPNYHEDDETLRRDLQWHLSKHEEHKKQAKQIIHQLLVYNPDIKTILDIGCGIGSTILAARELGINCIGVEPNPYAVQYSKENLSLDLIPDYFSASMFSQGFDAIVIDMVLEHVPMVQPFMKDVFSILNPSGLIYLAVPGLNWSISRNILRLLLKRIDIVSVFGDNDVHINHFSKRGINNLIKPYDGRIVKDTYPGACIIKHSSFKEKA; encoded by the coding sequence ATGAAATGCCATATTTGTAGTTCAAATACACTTAAAACTTTCAATCTGAAAGGTTCTAGGACTGGTAAAGAAAATCCTTTATACTTTTGTATTAAATGCACTTCTTTTTTCCAAAGACCAAACTATCACGAAGATGATGAAACTTTACGTCGCGATCTTCAGTGGCATTTAAGCAAACATGAGGAACACAAAAAACAAGCTAAACAAATAATTCATCAATTGTTAGTGTATAACCCTGATATCAAAACTATTCTAGATATTGGATGTGGTATTGGAAGTACCATTTTAGCTGCTAGAGAGTTAGGTATAAATTGCATAGGAGTAGAGCCTAATCCATATGCAGTTCAGTATTCTAAAGAAAATTTATCACTGGACTTAATACCTGACTATTTTTCTGCTAGTATGTTTTCACAGGGGTTTGATGCCATAGTAATTGATATGGTCTTAGAACATGTACCGATGGTTCAGCCTTTTATGAAAGATGTATTCTCTATACTTAATCCTAGTGGTTTAATATACTTAGCAGTTCCAGGTTTGAATTGGAGCATTTCTCGAAATATCCTAAGGCTACTTTTGAAGAGGATTGATATTGTTTCAGTATTTGGCGACAATGACGTACATATAAATCATTTCTCTAAAAGAGGTATCAATAATTTAATTAAGCCCTATGACGGAAGAATAGTAAAAGACACCTATCCTGGGGCGTGCATTATTAAGCATAGTTCATTTAAGGAAAAAGCCTAA
- a CDS encoding N-acetylneuraminate synthase family protein, with protein sequence MIIDKNLLKYIVFAEDDILNALKKISDNKNRIIFSVTEAGVLEGVLTDGDFRRWLVQQESINLNQPVSKISNKNYKFANYNDDPVKIQSYFSNEVEFIPLLDNNRHLVAVACRKSEGIRIGNFIIDAQSPTFVIAEIGNNHNGSLEFAKQLIDQAVVVGADCAKFQMRDLKSLYRNAGNANDASEDLGSQYTLDLLTRFQLTTDEMFAAFDYCQTQGILPLCTPWDIESLSLLEQYGMLAYKVASADLTNYDLLTALAKTGKPLICSTGMSAESEIIDAVALLNRLGAMYVLLHCNSTYPAPFKDVNLNYIDRLKEIGNCPVGYSGHERGIHVAIASVAKGAKVIEKHFTLDKTMEGNDHKVSLLPDEFRLMIEGIRQVEQSLGTNGERHLSQGELMNRENLAKSLVINCDLEIGQIITEAMIDVKSPGKGLQPNRKTQLIGKRSRRSLKAGDFLYPSDLEVEQVNARDYRFKRPWGIPVRYHDFKTLLSQSNPDLLEFHLSYKDLEVDIHHYIDQVYDLDIIVHAPELFAGDHVLDLSSQDKDYRQLSIQELQRVIDITRQLKPFFKRSIRPCIVTNVGGFTSDTLLSLSVRQQLYETLFESLSQLDTDGVEIIPQTMPPFPWHFGGQRNHNLFVDPTDIADFCRQHNYRVCLDISHSKLACTYHKISFKEFIEQVGIYIAHLHIADAKGVDGEGLQIGEGEIDFPALAEDIEKYASQASFIPEIWQGHKNEGEGFWIALEKLEKYL encoded by the coding sequence ATGATCATTGACAAAAATTTATTAAAGTATATTGTTTTCGCTGAGGATGATATATTAAATGCCCTGAAAAAAATCAGCGACAACAAAAACCGTATTATTTTCTCTGTCACCGAAGCAGGTGTTTTAGAAGGTGTCCTCACAGACGGAGACTTTCGCCGTTGGTTAGTGCAACAAGAATCTATTAATCTCAATCAACCTGTCTCAAAAATTTCTAACAAAAACTATAAGTTTGCTAATTACAATGATGATCCGGTAAAGATTCAATCTTACTTTTCTAATGAAGTTGAATTCATTCCCCTTTTAGATAATAACCGTCATTTAGTTGCAGTTGCTTGTCGGAAGTCAGAAGGTATTCGGATCGGAAATTTTATCATTGATGCCCAATCTCCTACTTTTGTCATTGCGGAAATTGGCAATAATCACAATGGTAGCTTGGAATTTGCTAAACAGTTAATTGATCAAGCGGTAGTGGTAGGAGCAGATTGTGCAAAGTTCCAAATGCGCGATCTCAAATCACTATATCGGAATGCCGGGAATGCTAATGATGCTAGTGAAGATTTAGGGTCACAATATACTCTAGATTTGCTAACTCGGTTTCAGTTAACGACCGATGAAATGTTTGCCGCTTTTGATTACTGTCAAACACAGGGAATTTTACCCCTTTGTACACCCTGGGATATTGAGAGTTTATCTCTACTAGAACAGTATGGAATGCTGGCTTATAAAGTGGCCTCGGCTGATTTGACGAACTATGATTTGCTTACTGCTTTAGCAAAAACAGGTAAGCCATTAATTTGTTCAACGGGGATGTCGGCTGAATCTGAGATAATTGACGCAGTGGCTTTACTAAATCGGTTAGGTGCGATGTATGTTTTGCTGCACTGTAACTCAACCTATCCAGCCCCCTTTAAAGATGTCAATCTAAACTATATAGACCGTCTAAAAGAAATTGGTAATTGTCCTGTTGGTTATTCCGGCCATGAACGGGGTATTCATGTAGCGATCGCCTCCGTAGCTAAGGGTGCTAAGGTGATAGAAAAACACTTCACCCTAGACAAAACAATGGAAGGTAATGACCACAAAGTCAGTCTGTTACCAGATGAATTTCGCCTCATGATAGAGGGCATTCGCCAAGTAGAACAATCTCTTGGTACAAATGGAGAACGACACCTCAGTCAAGGGGAGTTGATGAACCGAGAAAACTTGGCTAAGAGTTTGGTAATTAACTGCGATTTAGAGATAGGACAAATCATTACTGAAGCTATGATTGATGTGAAAAGTCCTGGAAAGGGTTTACAACCGAACCGGAAGACACAGTTAATTGGTAAACGTTCCAGGCGATCGCTCAAAGCAGGTGATTTTCTCTACCCTAGCGACTTAGAAGTGGAACAGGTTAATGCAAGAGATTATCGTTTTAAACGACCTTGGGGTATTCCAGTTCGCTACCATGACTTTAAAACCCTATTATCACAATCAAATCCTGATTTACTAGAATTTCATCTCAGTTATAAAGATTTAGAAGTTGATATTCACCACTATATTGATCAGGTTTATGATTTAGATATAATTGTACACGCTCCAGAGTTATTTGCAGGTGATCACGTATTGGATCTATCTTCCCAAGACAAAGATTACCGTCAACTATCAATTCAAGAATTGCAACGAGTGATCGACATTACTCGACAATTAAAACCGTTTTTCAAACGATCAATCCGTCCCTGCATTGTCACCAATGTTGGTGGATTTACCAGTGATACTTTATTATCTTTATCAGTTCGCCAGCAACTATACGAAACACTTTTCGAGAGCCTATCTCAACTAGATACAGATGGAGTTGAAATCATTCCTCAAACCATGCCTCCCTTTCCTTGGCATTTTGGGGGACAACGAAATCATAATCTTTTTGTAGATCCGACAGACATTGCTGATTTTTGTCGTCAACATAACTATCGTGTTTGCTTAGATATCTCTCATTCCAAACTAGCTTGTACTTATCACAAAATATCATTCAAAGAATTTATTGAACAAGTTGGAATTTACATTGCTCATTTACACATTGCTGATGCTAAAGGTGTTGATGGGGAAGGTTTACAGATCGGTGAAGGTGAAATTGACTTCCCTGCCTTAGCTGAAGATATTGAAAAGTATGCTTCTCAAGCTTCTTTTATTCCTGAAATTTGGCAGGGGCATAAAAATGAAGGGGAAGGATTTTGGATCGCCTTAGAAAAGCTCGAAAAATATCTCTAA